A part of Planctomycetia bacterium genomic DNA contains:
- a CDS encoding preprotein translocase subunit SecA, with the protein MVMSRLGSNVVHQFRQFFGTKSQRRFAKAALQINAIRYWESVYEKLSEPEIKSTSQKLRGRARGGESLDKMIPEAFGLVCVAAKRSVNMRPFDVQLAGGMVLHFGALAELATGEGKTLTASLPTYLNALTGKGVHVATVNDYLAKRDYDLNLPIFDLLGVSGGVLQMKMPDDKRYTAYRQDITYGMASEFGFDFLRDRLKVRGQGQTGGIPFYRAWDADGGNEQLRQQLDANTQRDFNYAIVDEADSILIDEARTPLIISTASRPATPEESVVYYWADKIARQSRYEEHFTYDQKKQKIELTEAGRHLARYSNPPTGEHSHAMDKLFEAVEKAIFAHVRYRKDQHYMIHEGKIIIIDEYTGRRMPDRHWRAGLHQAVEAKENVQVTIASDHAAQVTFQAFYRLYKKLAGMTGTAHPNEREFARVYKLPVVAIPTNRPMIRQQWPDTVFPTEDVKFQAVAADVKKLVNQGRAVLIGTRSVEKSERLSEKLKALDIKHEIINARHHETEAIVVSKAGEPGAVTIATNMAGRGTDIKLGKGVAEAGGLHVLGTERHDARRVDRQLAGRSGRQGDPGSCQFYLSLEDELLEALGSNRQEQLKQLGSSGKNVDWQQYQKLFEIAQRRTERKHYKQRVDLMVYEKQRQEILKELGADPYVD; encoded by the coding sequence ATGGTTATGAGCCGGCTTGGATCAAATGTAGTACACCAGTTTCGTCAATTTTTCGGAACCAAATCGCAGCGACGGTTTGCCAAGGCAGCACTGCAGATTAATGCCATCCGTTACTGGGAAAGTGTTTACGAGAAACTTTCTGAACCCGAGATTAAGTCCACCAGCCAGAAATTGCGTGGCAGAGCGCGAGGGGGTGAAAGCCTCGACAAGATGATTCCTGAAGCTTTTGGCCTGGTATGTGTCGCCGCCAAACGCTCGGTCAACATGAGGCCTTTCGATGTGCAACTGGCTGGCGGTATGGTGCTTCACTTTGGTGCCTTGGCAGAACTTGCTACTGGTGAAGGAAAGACGCTGACAGCTTCATTGCCTACCTATCTGAATGCCCTGACAGGCAAGGGCGTTCATGTTGCCACGGTTAACGATTACCTGGCCAAACGTGATTATGATTTGAATCTGCCTATCTTCGATTTACTCGGCGTTTCAGGCGGCGTTCTCCAGATGAAAATGCCCGACGATAAGCGGTATACCGCCTACCGTCAGGACATCACCTACGGCATGGCGTCCGAATTCGGGTTCGATTTTCTGCGTGATCGTCTCAAGGTGCGTGGACAAGGGCAGACCGGAGGGATTCCATTTTATCGTGCTTGGGATGCGGATGGAGGCAATGAGCAACTCAGGCAGCAACTTGATGCCAACACCCAACGCGATTTTAATTACGCCATCGTCGATGAAGCGGATAGCATCCTGATTGATGAAGCCCGAACGCCGTTAATTATCAGTACTGCCAGCCGACCGGCGACCCCTGAAGAAAGCGTGGTCTATTACTGGGCAGACAAAATTGCCCGACAGTCACGTTACGAAGAGCATTTCACCTACGATCAGAAGAAGCAGAAAATTGAACTGACCGAAGCAGGCCGCCATCTGGCACGGTACAGCAACCCGCCCACAGGCGAACATTCACATGCCATGGATAAGCTGTTTGAGGCTGTTGAAAAAGCGATTTTTGCCCATGTACGTTATCGCAAAGATCAGCACTACATGATTCACGAAGGCAAGATCATCATCATAGATGAATACACAGGCCGTCGCATGCCGGATCGACACTGGCGAGCTGGTCTGCACCAGGCAGTGGAAGCCAAGGAAAATGTCCAGGTAACAATTGCCAGCGATCATGCTGCCCAGGTAACCTTCCAGGCCTTTTATCGCCTTTACAAGAAGCTGGCAGGTATGACGGGTACGGCTCACCCCAATGAACGTGAATTTGCGCGAGTTTACAAACTTCCCGTGGTGGCTATTCCCACCAATCGGCCCATGATTCGTCAGCAGTGGCCTGATACGGTTTTCCCAACAGAAGATGTAAAATTCCAGGCAGTTGCTGCCGATGTGAAAAAGCTTGTCAATCAAGGCCGCGCTGTGTTGATAGGTACCCGCTCGGTGGAAAAATCGGAACGCCTCAGCGAGAAACTGAAAGCACTCGATATCAAACATGAAATCATCAATGCCAGACATCATGAAACAGAAGCAATCGTAGTTTCCAAGGCAGGTGAGCCGGGTGCTGTTACCATTGCCACGAATATGGCTGGTCGTGGCACGGATATCAAATTAGGCAAAGGTGTCGCCGAGGCAGGTGGTTTGCATGTTCTGGGTACAGAACGACACGATGCAAGGCGAGTTGATCGACAATTGGCAGGACGTTCTGGACGGCAAGGCGATCCGGGCAGTTGCCAGTTCTATCTTTCCCTGGAGGATGAATTGCTCGAGGCATTAGGTTCCAATCGGCAGGAGCAATTAAAACAACTGGGCAGCAGCGGGAAAAATGTTGATTGGCAGCAATATCAGAAACTCTTTGAAATTGCCCAACGAAGGACAGAACGTAAGCACTACAAACAGCGTGTGGATTTAATGGTCTATGAAAAACAGCGTCAGGAAATTCTTAAGGAACTCGGTGCGGATCCTTATGTAGATTAA
- a CDS encoding alpha/beta fold hydrolase, which translates to MANVTSRIMIFKASDGYPLHFRAYVPDGEVKGHLVCLHGIQSHGGWYEKSSRKFAEAGYIVTYLDRRGSGLNWKNRGDIPSYQRLLSDIRELIQADGLNVPVTLLATSWAGKLGAMLCAEPQPVMDQLVLLCPGLFPQVSPPLSVRLGIARSRYITPLKNFPIPLNDPELFTAQPGNQDYLKHDPLSLHHATARLLVESFWLDKAVQRIQKLQPVPTLLLLAGQDRIIRNRDTRLWLEQKSDKSTIIEYPSAHHTLEFEPGCPFVEDILHWISSHGKEV; encoded by the coding sequence TTGGCTAATGTCACTTCTCGGATCATGATCTTCAAAGCCAGTGATGGCTATCCGCTGCACTTTCGTGCCTATGTTCCTGATGGCGAGGTGAAAGGACATCTTGTTTGCCTGCACGGTATTCAAAGTCATGGTGGCTGGTATGAAAAATCATCACGCAAGTTTGCTGAAGCGGGTTATATTGTTACTTATCTGGATCGCCGTGGCTCCGGGCTGAACTGGAAGAACCGTGGCGACATACCCAGTTATCAGCGATTGCTGAGTGACATCCGCGAATTGATCCAAGCTGATGGATTAAATGTTCCCGTAACACTTCTGGCCACTTCGTGGGCCGGGAAACTGGGAGCCATGCTGTGCGCGGAACCTCAACCCGTGATGGATCAACTGGTGCTCTTGTGTCCCGGTTTATTTCCACAGGTATCACCGCCATTGTCAGTTCGACTGGGCATAGCCCGTTCCAGATACATTACTCCGCTCAAGAATTTTCCCATTCCGCTTAATGATCCTGAGTTGTTTACTGCTCAGCCAGGCAATCAAGATTACTTAAAGCATGATCCGTTATCGTTGCACCATGCAACTGCCCGGTTGCTGGTAGAAAGTTTCTGGTTGGACAAAGCCGTGCAACGCATCCAGAAATTACAACCCGTTCCCACGCTGTTGCTGCTGGCAGGGCAGGATCGTATCATTCGAAACCGAGATACCCGTTTATGGCTGGAACAGAAATCTGACAAAAGCACAATCATTGAATATCCGTCTGCTCACCATACGCTCGAATTCGAACCTGGTTGTCCATTTGTTGAAGATATTCTTCATTGGATATCATCACATGGCAAAGAAGTTTAG
- a CDS encoding dipeptide epimerase codes for MNIQKLVARHIRIPLRKPIKHASHERRETDNLLMECHLGNGIVGYGEGVPRDYVTGETIASALAVLQKNDLSPLKISPASFEEAIRAIESWNITSIQQDDARGISTHAVRCAVELAWLDAWGHYFQKPLSSVTNIIAPELFQPRDRIQYSVAITSATGFKLAMQAMTRRWFGFKQCKVKVGIAGQNDVARLRTIRKYMGSGMELRLDANEAWKVDEVAEHWEQLSPFQIRWVEQPVLHEEIGKLARIRAAIPMPVMLDESLCGMADAQQCVQERWGDLFNLRLSKCGGFIRTLKLAQFAQQHRLGLQLGCQVGETAVLSAAGRHFACSVKGLLALEGSYDRWLVKESLGMHDITFGVGGKAAALNGPGLGIQIHHDAVERVTQSKVVILG; via the coding sequence ATGAATATCCAGAAGCTGGTTGCCCGCCACATACGCATTCCGCTACGCAAGCCCATCAAGCATGCGTCTCATGAACGTCGTGAGACGGACAATCTGCTGATGGAATGCCATCTCGGAAATGGCATAGTAGGATATGGCGAAGGAGTTCCCCGTGATTATGTCACGGGTGAAACGATTGCATCAGCACTTGCTGTGCTGCAAAAGAATGACCTTTCTCCCCTGAAAATCAGTCCAGCAAGTTTTGAAGAAGCCATTCGTGCTATTGAAAGCTGGAATATTACCTCCATCCAGCAGGACGATGCGCGTGGCATCAGCACCCATGCAGTCCGCTGTGCTGTGGAACTCGCCTGGCTGGATGCCTGGGGACATTATTTTCAGAAGCCCCTCAGTTCGGTTACTAACATCATCGCACCTGAACTCTTTCAACCGCGAGATCGGATTCAGTATAGCGTAGCTATCACATCAGCGACCGGCTTCAAACTGGCAATGCAGGCTATGACACGGCGTTGGTTTGGTTTCAAGCAATGTAAAGTGAAAGTGGGGATTGCAGGCCAGAACGATGTTGCACGCTTGCGAACCATCCGCAAGTATATGGGATCGGGTATGGAACTGCGTCTCGATGCCAATGAGGCATGGAAGGTGGATGAAGTCGCCGAGCACTGGGAGCAGTTGTCGCCTTTTCAGATTCGTTGGGTAGAGCAGCCTGTCCTGCATGAGGAGATCGGCAAACTTGCCAGGATTCGCGCTGCCATCCCCATGCCAGTGATGCTGGATGAGTCTCTTTGCGGTATGGCAGATGCACAGCAATGTGTGCAGGAAAGGTGGGGAGACTTGTTCAACCTGCGACTCTCCAAATGTGGAGGATTCATCAGGACATTGAAACTGGCCCAGTTTGCTCAGCAACATCGCTTGGGCTTGCAATTAGGTTGTCAGGTGGGGGAAACTGCGGTGCTCTCTGCAGCGGGCAGGCACTTCGCTTGCAGTGTAAAAGGTTTGCTGGCTCTGGAAGGCTCGTACGATCGCTGGCTGGTGAAAGAATCGCTGGGCATGCACGACATAACCTTCGGCGTGGGAGGCAAAGCCGCTGCATTGAACGGGCCTGGACTTGGCATTCAAATCCATCACGATGCAGTTGAGAGAGTCACCCAAAGCAAGGTGGTGATCCTTGGCTAA
- a CDS encoding sugar phosphate isomerase/epimerase → MLTHRRQLLGTLAASVVLPGFSFASDSTHSVRRPNLIGVSSYSFWQFKHDDWRDLEKNIDQAGEMGFDGFEILHRQMTDESSATLQKLKRRAFINGLSLCGFSTHQTFLTPSVEERKKNIEHTAKCLELAYGLGIPTMRVNTGRWNTSKNFDELMKNRGIEPRLQGYTEDDGFGWVIDSFEKLIPVAEKCGVVMGLENHWGLGLTPEGVKRVIDAVKSPWLKVTLDTGNFLEDPYPKLEQLAPDTVLVQAKTYYGGGMWYTLELDYERIAALLKKHHYKGFVSLEFEGKELPETAIPKSLALLRKVFAQ, encoded by the coding sequence ATGCTTACCCATCGTCGTCAATTGTTGGGCACCCTGGCTGCAAGTGTGGTCCTGCCTGGATTCAGCTTCGCCAGCGATTCCACTCATTCTGTACGTCGTCCTAATCTGATCGGCGTTTCGAGTTACTCTTTCTGGCAATTCAAACATGACGATTGGCGTGACCTGGAAAAGAACATCGACCAGGCAGGAGAAATGGGATTTGACGGCTTCGAAATATTGCATCGACAGATGACTGATGAGTCGTCTGCAACTTTGCAGAAGCTCAAACGTCGGGCATTCATCAATGGCCTATCCCTTTGTGGGTTTTCCACCCATCAGACTTTTCTTACACCCAGTGTGGAAGAGCGTAAGAAGAACATCGAACACACAGCGAAATGCCTGGAACTGGCTTATGGGTTAGGTATTCCCACCATGCGGGTTAACACCGGTCGATGGAACACCAGCAAAAACTTCGATGAGTTGATGAAGAACAGAGGCATCGAACCACGCTTACAGGGCTATACGGAGGACGATGGCTTCGGCTGGGTGATCGACAGCTTCGAGAAACTGATCCCCGTGGCTGAGAAATGTGGAGTCGTCATGGGTCTGGAAAACCACTGGGGACTCGGGTTAACTCCCGAAGGCGTAAAACGAGTCATTGATGCCGTGAAATCCCCATGGCTGAAGGTAACTCTGGATACTGGAAATTTCCTCGAGGATCCCTACCCCAAACTCGAACAACTTGCACCTGACACGGTGTTGGTGCAAGCCAAAACCTACTATGGTGGAGGCATGTGGTACACGCTTGAGCTCGACTATGAACGCATTGCTGCTTTGCTCAAGAAACATCATTACAAGGGATTTGTGTCCCTGGAGTTTGAAGGGAAGGAATTGCCAGAGACTGCCATCCCCAAGAGTCTGGCACTGTTGAGGAAAGTCTTTGCTCAATAG
- a CDS encoding terpene cyclase/mutase family protein yields MRIVSACLVLILTGVCVFSLHGQDTSESWNKMTDQGIAYLRKTQAPDGSWSGDRHIGITGIVVTALLKTGKVPISDPMIQNALGYLEKLINTKEGHIAGNNPKQQLKNYVTAVNVMAFAAANRDGKYQSVVDAGAKFLIGLQWDETEGLTTKDKFYGGFGYDSKSRPDMSNSSFALEALQAAGVKSDNPAFKKASIFLSRSQNLKGEHQDQPWAATYNDGSFIYNPAETKANANQSDASPGPGYASITYAGVKSMIYAGVDKNDPRVQEAIKWIKKNYSMEVNVGMPPGREKHGLYYGYNMMTKALLALDMDILEDSKGNKHDWRKDLIQQLAKTQKSDGSWVNEQDRWMEGDANLVTAFALLALSNAKTK; encoded by the coding sequence ATGCGTATTGTAAGCGCCTGTCTTGTACTGATATTAACCGGAGTTTGTGTCTTTTCTCTGCATGGTCAAGATACTTCTGAGTCATGGAATAAAATGACTGATCAGGGCATTGCTTACCTGAGGAAAACTCAGGCCCCTGATGGCAGCTGGAGTGGTGACAGGCATATAGGAATCACCGGAATCGTGGTCACTGCTTTACTCAAGACCGGCAAAGTGCCTATCAGTGATCCCATGATTCAGAATGCTCTGGGATATCTGGAAAAACTCATCAACACTAAAGAAGGACACATCGCTGGCAATAACCCCAAACAGCAACTCAAGAACTATGTAACAGCAGTAAATGTGATGGCATTCGCTGCTGCCAACAGGGATGGTAAGTATCAATCGGTGGTCGATGCTGGCGCCAAGTTCCTGATTGGCTTACAATGGGATGAAACCGAAGGATTGACCACGAAGGATAAATTCTACGGTGGTTTTGGCTACGACAGCAAAAGTCGTCCTGACATGAGCAACAGCAGCTTTGCTCTGGAAGCATTGCAGGCAGCAGGTGTCAAATCCGATAATCCTGCTTTTAAAAAGGCTTCAATTTTTCTGAGTCGAAGTCAGAATCTCAAAGGAGAACATCAGGATCAGCCTTGGGCAGCTACCTACAACGATGGCAGCTTCATCTACAATCCAGCCGAAACCAAAGCCAACGCCAATCAAAGCGATGCAAGTCCCGGGCCGGGTTACGCCAGTATTACTTATGCAGGCGTCAAAAGTATGATCTACGCAGGCGTTGACAAGAATGATCCGCGGGTGCAGGAAGCCATCAAGTGGATCAAGAAGAATTACTCGATGGAAGTGAACGTCGGTATGCCACCAGGCCGGGAAAAGCATGGATTGTACTATGGCTACAACATGATGACCAAAGCATTGCTGGCTCTCGACATGGATATCCTGGAAGACAGCAAAGGTAACAAGCATGACTGGCGCAAAGACCTGATTCAGCAACTGGCCAAAACCCAGAAGTCCGACGGCAGCTGGGTGAACGAACAGGACCGATGGATGGAAGGCGATGCCAACCTGGTTACCGCCTTTGCCCTGCTTGCATTAAGCAATGCAAAGACTAAATAA